From a single Stomoxys calcitrans chromosome 4, idStoCalc2.1, whole genome shotgun sequence genomic region:
- the LOC106094797 gene encoding uncharacterized protein CG5902, whose translation MSNNHYHNHNSYNMGSSSNGTSQHHYTNGEGKNQYNNHHNQGVVRLTNGYSLKPLQSVAVPDMCLFCFEVLDCELNNVEGPGTPPFTNDAYPLFVTWKTGRDKRLRGCIGTFSAMHLHSGLREYALTSALKDSRFAPISRDELPKLTVSVSILQNFEEANGHLDWSLGVHGIRIEFINERGCKRTATYLPQVATEQGWDQIQTIDSLLRKGGYRAAITPETRKSIKLTRYRSQEIQMNYKEYRDVLDRRGQYCKVQC comes from the exons ATGTCCAACAATCATTACCACAACCACAACTCGTATAATATGGGTAGTTCCAGTAATGGAACTAGTCAGCATCATTATACTAATGGCGAGGGCAAAAACCAATATAACAACCACCACAATCAAGGAGTGGTTCGTTTGACAAATGGCTATAGTTTAAAGCCATTACAAAGTGTGGCTGTACCAGATATGTGTTTATTTTGTTTCGAAGTACTAGACTGTGAGCTGAATAACGTCGAGGGACCAGGAACACCACCTTTTACGAATGATGCGTA TCCTTTATTTGTAACATGGAAGACGGGGCGAGATAAACGACTTCGTGGTTGTATTGGCACTTTTAGTGCAATGCACCTTCACTCAGGATTGCGAGAGTATGCACTTACGAGTGCATTAAAAGATTCCCGATTTGCTCCGATCTCACGCGACGAACTTCCTAAGCTAACCGTTTCagtttcaattttgcaaaattttgaagaagcAAACGGCCATTTGGATTGGTCTTTGGGAGTACATGGCATTAGAATCGAATTCATCAATGAACGTGGGTGTAAACGAACTGCTACGTACCTTCCACAAGTAGCAACAGAACAAG GATGGGATCAAATTCAAACTATTGATTCTCTCTTAAGAAAAGGTGGCTATCGGGCTGCAATCACTCCAGAGACTCGTAAGTCTATTAAGTTAACCCGCTATCGCTCTCAGGAAATTCAAATGAATTACAAGGAGTACCGTGATGTATTGGACCGCCGCGGACAATATTGCAAAGTGCAATGCTAA